The genomic stretch GGCCTCTTGATAACGCCCGGCTTCCAGAAAGGCCTGGCCGAGATCGGCTTTTAATTCCTCGCGCTGGGGGAGGAGCTTGATGGTCAGCTTTAGTTCCTCTATCGCCCGACGATATTCCTTGGCTTTGAGAAGGGCCAGCCCCAGGCCATAGTGGAGAAGGGCGTCCTGGGGGTTGTCCACCAACTCTCGCTCATAGCGGGCAATAAGCTGATAGGGGTCATGACTGAGAACCCGAACTCTCATCTGAACCCGGCGCAACTCAAAGCTGTCGTGAGCGACAAGATGTTGGGGGGGAAAGTTCTGGATGAGGGATTCCAGGTAGGTTAGGCGTTCGCTGCTGCCCGGGTGGGTAAGAAGATAGCTGGGAACATTGTCTGAAACCAGCCAGCGATGTCGTTGCATTTTTTTCAGAATACTGATCAACCCTCGGGGATCATAACCGGAGGCCAGAATGTATTCATAACCCACCCGGTCTGCCTCTTCTTCATCGGCCCGGCTGTATCGCAAGGCCAGGGTGGTGGCCAGGGCGCTACTGGTAGAAAAAAGCATAGAGCTAGTCTGTCCCTTGCCGAAGAAGGCTCCGGCAATGGCCACCGCCGCCGTGGCCAGATTGAGTCGGCTGAGCTTTTCAATCCTTTTGGCTACATGGCGACACTGGACATGGGCAAATTCGTGGGCCAAAACGTCGGCCAGTTCATCTTCGCTGTCTAGGACTTCAAGGAGCCCGGTGTGGACAAATACCAGGCCGCCGGGAGCGGCAAAGGCGTTAAGGGTGCGATCCTTGACCACAAAGAATCGATAGCTAAAGTAGCGGGGTTTTACGTGGGCCAGGACACGACGACCAACCTTCTCTACGTAACCAATGATGACCGGATCGTGGACTAAGGTGAAGCGGGCCTCTACTTGTTCTAAGATCTTTTCTCCAAGCTTGCGCTCTTCAGGAATAGAAAGAATTCCCTGGGCCGGGGAGACCAGGCTCAGGATCCAAAAGAATATGGCCAGGGTGATCTTTAGCGTTCTGGACATTGACTACACTTTATCACGTCTACCTCAGAGGTCACTATCAGTCCCTTGGTGACCATGGCCTCAAGTTCAGGAAGAATCTTTTCCAGGACTTCTTCTCTTTCGATGATGTCAATCATGATGGGCAGAGACTCCTGTAGGCGAAGAATCTTTATGGAGTGAAAGACACCATC from Thermosulfuriphilus ammonigenes encodes the following:
- a CDS encoding M48 family metallopeptidase, with product MSRTLKITLAIFFWILSLVSPAQGILSIPEERKLGEKILEQVEARFTLVHDPVIIGYVEKVGRRVLAHVKPRYFSYRFFVVKDRTLNAFAAPGGLVFVHTGLLEVLDSEDELADVLAHEFAHVQCRHVAKRIEKLSRLNLATAAVAIAGAFFGKGQTSSMLFSTSSALATTLALRYSRADEEEADRVGYEYILASGYDPRGLISILKKMQRHRWLVSDNVPSYLLTHPGSSERLTYLESLIQNFPPQHLVAHDSFELRRVQMRVRVLSHDPYQLIARYERELVDNPQDALLHYGLGLALLKAKEYRRAIEELKLTIKLLPQREELKADLGQAFLEAGRYQEAIRILSPYTARYPLDLSARLNLAKALAEVGDFRKAIAIFEELSRRLPENTEIYYRLGWAYASLKEDGRSHFYFGRYYKTIGDNATALYHYRQAARLLPPNDPLRKEVTRILGKALRAPQPPKEGHDTSGNRRLSSGLDHRFGPTNPSGPQRPSP
- a CDS encoding DUF190 domain-containing protein → MLIKGKAKRLTIYVDEGDRYQGKPVYEAIVHFLFKHKVSGVTLFRGIAGYGADGVFHSIKILRLQESLPIMIDIIEREEVLEKILPELEAMVTKGLIVTSEVDVIKCSQCPER